A segment of the Lolium perenne isolate Kyuss_39 chromosome 3, Kyuss_2.0, whole genome shotgun sequence genome:
GGTGAAATTCTGTGCAGAGTGAAACTAGGTATACTTTATGTTCAGAAAAATTCAATTGATCTAAGGGGCTAACTTTTGGTACTACAGGGGCATGTTTTTGAAACAGAGTCAGATTGTGTGGCTTTCCTAGTAAACTTTGACAAGCATAAAACGTCAAGCATCCAATTTGGTGAAGCATCATTCCAACTAGCTCCTAAATCAATAAGTATCCTTTCAGGTTGCAGGACAGTAGTATTCGAAACAGCCAAGGTGAGCTACTTACCTGCAATTCTTCAGCCGTTCAAGGTCTGAAGGGAATGCTTCATTTATCAGTTTCCTTTTGGCAGATAAATGCACAACATGGTTTAAGAACAGCACAAATAGTCCAGCCTCTGAATGATGTTGATAACTGGAAAATATTCAAAGAACCGATTCCTCAGGAAATTAGTAACACAACACACACAGGAAATCGATTTTTTGAACATCTCTCAACTACAAAAGATGAAACAGATTATCTCTGGTACCTTTCTAGGTAAGATGAGCTTCAGCTCACTTAAATGTTTACTATTTATCAGTGGAGTTTAATACCTTGTCCTGCCCATACCGATCATATAATAATGGAAGTCATGCAGGTATGAttatagatcaaatgggcatggTCAGCTAGTGCTTAAtgtggagtcacaagcacatgtTTTACATGCTTACATCAACAACGATTATTTAGGTAAGGACAAAAATACTGCATCAGTGCAATTTAGAGAAGCACCAACAGAAtagcatgattttttttttcttcgaCTACTACCAGTTACGTATTCTCTAAGTTCGCTATATTCTTCCACATGTAATTAGGTAGTGTGCATGGGAGTCATGATGGACCTAAAAGTATCATTCTCAAGACACCTATTACGCTTAAGGAAGGACACAACTCCATATCGCTGCTAAGTGTCATGGTTGGATCACCGGTATGACTTTCACTTGATTGTATAAACTATCAGATTCCAAAATACAAAGACAGTGTCAATACAAAAATCAAGGAGAGGATGAGGTGTCATCCACCTGCTAATTGTGTTATTCAGATTTTAAAGTTTATATGAATAAATTACCGGGACACTATTCAAATAAATAAAAACACATAAGCCTTTGAAATGGGTCGCATACATACGCCTAGCTAGCTTAAGTAAGAAAGAGGTCCAGTAGAAAGTCACTTTTGTGTGTTccttaactgaaaattaattgcAACCTTTTCTTTGTTTGTGCCACCAAAACACACCACCCAGCTCGAATGTTAAATGGACCCCAAGGAAAAAACTAAAGGACTCTACATAAGAAATCATAAGCTGTTAAGCACTAATAATGGATTTAGACTATTTGTGAACAATTGAGTTTTCCTGTACAAATACAGGATTCTGGGGCTTACATGGAGCGAAGAACCTTTGGAGTTCGTAAAGTGAGCATACAACAGGGACATCACAAATCACACTCTCTGAATAATGAGCTGTGGAAACACCAAGTAAATCCAGGTCAACACTGATTCTGAATCGATAGATTGATCTCAGATGCCCATCTTCAAACAATTACACTGTGTGCAGGTTGGTTTATCAGGAGAAATGAATAGTATCTACACACAGGATGGATCAAATCATGCTCAGTGGACAACCATTGATAAGTCCACGCACCTTCCACTTATCTGGTACAAGGTACAGAAAATTTACATAAGTCTTCAAGTCCTGATAGATCATGTGTTCACTCCTGAGTGATGGCAACTGACAACTTAGAAAACCGTCGTCATACACTGTGCAGACAACGTTTGACATGCCATGGGGGAATGACCCAGTCACGCTGAATCTCAGCAGTATGGGAAAGGGCGAGGTGTGGATCAATGGAGAGAGCATCGGACGGTATTGGGTCTCCTTCAAGACCCCTAGTGGACAACCAACCCAATCCTTGTCAGTAGTAGAACTAGTTCTTACTAATAGCACAAATTCCTTTCTTGAACTAGTTGTTACTAATAACACAAATTCCTTTCTTGAACTAGTTCTTACTAATAACACAAATTCCTTTCTTGAACTAGTTCTTACTAATAACACAAATTCCTTTCTTGAACTAGTTCTTACTAATAACACGAATTCCTTTCTTGAACTAGTTCTTACTAATAACACAAATTCCTTTCTTGAACTCGTAATGAGAACCAATCAATGTCTCATTTGACTGTCTTTTTTAAGgtaccacataccacgatacttTCTGAGGCCTAGAGAGAACAACCTTGTCCTCCTGGAGGAAATGGGTGGTGATCCGCTACATATAACCGTGAACACAATGTCAGTTACCAGAGTATCTAGTAGTGTGAATGAGTTATCTATCCCGTCACTCCTGTCACGCAGAAAGCACCCAGCAGTTCGCCTCAGGTGCCAGGAGGGCAAGCACATCACAGATATTGAGTTTGCGAGCTACGGAAATCCGGTCGAGGACTGCAGAAGCTCTGGCAGGAGATGCCTCGGGAGTTGCCACGCAGAGACGACAGAGTTTGTCGTAAAGGATGTAAAACTCTCTGCCTTTCCAGAAGCTACATGCTAATAGAACTCATTGACATATAACCACTACAATCCTAATAACATGAGTGTTTGTTTTCCCCTTTCAGGCATGCCTAGGCAGGAGGAAGTGCGCTATTCCAGTACGGCCTGCCAAGTTCGGAGGTGACCCGTGCCCCGGAATCGAAAAATCTCTTTCGGTTGTGGCAACCTGCGGATGAGTAGGATGGGGATCGCTACGTTCATGCTGTGAATAACAAGCATTCCCTTTGGACGAATTTGCTGTCACAAGGTCCAAACAATGTGCCAAATCAGTGTATAGAAGTACAGATAGAGCAATATGCTTTAGCCTAGACAGTATCCAAATATACAGGAGAAGTAGAGTAGGGTTAGTGGTTACAAGCACCAATTTCACTGAATAATTTTGTTTGATTCGCCGAGAGAAGTCACTAATTCACCTGACATCTAATCATGTGAAGCTACATGCGCTGCAGAACTGGAAACTGAATAAACTAAATATAAGTAATCCAACTTCACTGTAACCTAGGCTCGTAGAGTGGCGGGCTGGCAGTGCGTACCCGCGTTGGGCTTCTGTACCATCCGGGCGGCCGCCGCCGTGGGAGGCGCCACAGCCGGACGCGCCCTTGGCCGTCCATGTCCAGGGCCGCCGATTGAAACGACGGCAAACGAGTCTTTGGGCATCTTTACGTTTTGAAGCCGTGTACACATATTTTTCCTATGGAAAACGCTTGTGATCACCCGGGGGATCACAGGTTTCCATCGTCCGGGTCTTTCCACCCCAGGCGCGACGGTTCGGCGCACGCACATAGTGGGCCCCAATTCAACCTACAGCTAGTCCTTATCTTCTTCCTTTACTTCCGTTCCACCTCTGCTTACTCTCGCCCGCGCCGCCAACCTGAGCGCTCGCGCCCGCGCCCGCCCCGCGGCGCCGTCTACCTACGCGACCGCGCCGCCGCCTACCTCCGCGATCCGCGCACAGACACTTCCTCCTCCCGATGCTCACCCGCCTTCGCCGCCCGCTTCCCCATCCGGAGCTCTCTCGTTCGCAAGTCGCAACCTGGTGCTAGCGCGGAGCCGACGAGTGGCGCAGACGAAGGAGATCGACCAGGTCGCCGCCGCTTCTCCTCCGCGGCCGCGTGCTCCATCCTTAGACTCACTACCCGTCCCCCACGCACGCTCGTGGAGCCTCCGCCGCCGTTGCTACTTGCCGCCGCCGGCGTTGTCGTTTCACCGTGCTGCGGTGTCGCGAGCCACCGACGCCGTTGCTATTTTCCGCCATCGCGATCGCTGCTCACGGCGCCGACATTGCCGCTTGCCGCCGCTGCGGGTGCACAGCCGCGGGCGCCGTTGCTACTTTCCTCCACCGCGATCGCTTCCTTTGATGCCGATCGCGTATCGCTGCGGTGTGCCGCGAGCCACGGCGTCGTTGCTACTTTCCGCAAGCGCGAGTGTCGTCGCCCGCCGGCGTTGCCGCTTGTCGCCGGCGATGTTTGTCGGCTTGTCGCGAGCCGCCGCACCGTTGTTGCTTGCCACCgtcgaggttgccgccgtcggcGTTGTTActtgccgccgccgccgttcgccGCCTTGCTTGCCGCAAGTCGCTAGTGCCGTTGTCGCTTTCCGCTGCCGTTGGTGCCGCTTGCCGCCGCCGCGCGTTGTCGCGAGGCACCGCCGCCATTGATGCCGGCGAGCGGCGCGGCGCACGTGCTACGATCGGCGAATCGCACTCGCAGCGAGGCGGCCGTGCTTTCCGGGGCGGCGTTGTTGCCTGGGCATGCGGGGATGGCTCGTGTAGTCGTGGGTGAGCTCGTGGGgttattttttttccttttttttttttttttttcgtttTCACTGGAAGAGCTGACCGCGGCTGGATGACCTTGATTGCCCATCGTACGGCCGGCGACCCGGGGGATCGGGGAttttgatcccccgggggacgctcagcaggCCCCTTTTCCTATTTTACGCCTTCCTACAGATATCATGCTTTATCCCGCCTGTGCCTAACCGCTTTCTGGAACATTTCCCCGCCGACCTCGCCTCCACCGGAGTCCGCTCCCAAATCCTCGCCTCCCCACCGAGTCCGCCTCGCCGGAGTCCGCTCAAGAACCCCCAAATCCTCGCCTCCCCACCGAGTTCGCCTCGCCGGAGTCCGCTCAAGAAACCCCCAAATCCTCGCCTCCCCACCGAGTTCGCCTCGCCGGAGTCCGCTCAAGAAACCCCCAAATCCTCGCCTCCCCACCGAGTTCGCCTCGCCGGAGTCCGCTCAAGAAACCCCCAAATCCTCGCCTCCCCACCGAGTTCGCCTCGCCGGAGTCCGCTCAAGAACAAAGAAACCCACGAATTCCGAGCTCCCATGGAAGGCCAGGGCGGTCCCGCCCCGAAAAAGCGCGCCGCCTTCTCCCACGCGGCCGTTCCCGGCGTCGCCTCTACGGTCCCGGGAGGCACAGTGGATCGCTTGATCCGCCTCCCCGACCGCGTCCTCCTCTGCATCCTCCTCAAGGTCGGCACCAAACAAGCCGTCAAGATGGGCGGCGTCTCCCGGCAATGGCGCCGCGTATGGACCCGGCTCCCCGTCCTCGAATTCGACGGCGTCGACTCCTCCGTTCCTGCCCGTGCCCTCGCCGCCTACCAGGCCCACGGGGAGGACGACATCCACAGCCTCACCGTCTCCCCCAACCAGGTCGACGGGAACCAAACCACCGCCTGGCTCTCCCTCGCCGCGCCCCTCCTCTCCGGTCGGCTCCGCTCCAACAACAGGCGTACCGTGACGCGGGAGACGCTGCAGATGTTTCTGGCCGCGGAGGCGGGGCATGTAGGGATAAGAGAAGCTTTGGAGCTGCCCTGCTTCAAGAAAGCCACCGAGATTCTGATGGACCTCGGGTTTCTTGCCCTAAAGCTGCCACTGGTCGGCGTCTTCGATGCGCTCAGGGTGATGTGGCTGGAGCACTTCTGGCTGCGACGCGAATTCAGCATCACCGGCACCATGTTTCCGTCATTGCAAGAGCTAACCATCCGCATGGTCCGTGGGTTGACTGTACTGACGCTCGATTCCAAGTCTCTCGTGTACATTCGTCTGTCGTTCCTTCTTGAGATTCGGCAGCTCCACATCCTGGCTCCAGGGCTCGACACGTTAGAGGTGACGCTCTGCTTCTATGATGAGCCGCAACCATTCGCCACCATCGCCGCGGAGAGATTGAAGGTGCTCAGGTGGGAAGTGCCTTGTGTTCCAGAGCTCAGAAAGATTCCGCACCTCCTCGTGCTCGGAGCCCCTCCTGTTACCACATTTTGGTCGGAAGATATCTACGCAGAATTTCTCGACCGCTTTCCAGCAGCCAACCATCTCGAGCTTCAGATACGTCCTGGTgtgagtgcttcttcttcttatcCCCTCTTGGTGGACACCATTTTTTGTGCTTTCACTCACCAACATAAATAATTCTCTCTTTGAATAACTTCGCTGTGTGCCATTGAGACAGAACTGCATTGTGATGACATAATAACATCATATGGCAATATGATGTTTGCTGACAAATGACAAATGATTAGCATGGAAGTGGCACACGCATAATTGGAGCAACAAAGCACAAGTAGGAGTTCAGAGGCAGCATTATTGGCATTGTAGGATATAATTCCAGTGATTTTTAGTTTGAATCATTTGTATATGTGCAAACATCCTTCAAGAGCAGAATTGTTGGTTTTGGATATGCTACCTGTGGTTTTAACTTCTGAGTAGGATATTCTGCTGCTGGTTTTGTAGTTTTGTATATATGTGCACGGATTGTTATAAATTTAAGTAAGGCTACAGTTTTCCAATCTGCCCCAGAGAGTGTAAATTCGCTGTAGATCAGGAAAAGGAACCTGGACGACATTTGAGAAATCTATATCCCATTAGTTTCCGAGGCTCTCCGACGAGGAATTCATTCAAACATTCAGTTCGCTGTCACTTTGTATGTGCTAGTATACTTGGGATGCTACACATTTTAGATATGACTATTTATGAGTCTGTCTGAGTTCTCAAGACCGGAAAGAACATCTTTACTTTCAAGCTACTTCATAATCTCTTCGTTGGAGTTCATATGGTGTATTGGCCAACTTATGAAACTACTTCCTTTGTGTTTCTGGATGTCGACTGTGCAAACATGTCTGTCAAGGTAGTCTATGGTTCTCTGCTGTGTATATTAATTAGTTGCTGTCAATTTATATGAGCTCACCTCTGTTGGCTTCCAATGAATCAGCTGCAGGAGAATGGGTCGCTGCTCTCGGTGGAAAACATAACCATCCCTTCTCTGAATACATTATCGTTATACTTAGAAACAAATGGTCATTATTTTGAAGGACAAGTATTGCAGTTGCTCGCAAAGTGTTCTGGTATAAGAGAGCTGAATCTATCATTCAAATCTCGAAAGGTAATTATACCCTTTGTAATATACAATCATTCAACATTTTCAGTATCCTCGGCTACAGTGTGTTGAATACTGGAAGTTATATGTTGGCTTTTAAGTTAGGCAGTGTATATATTTTCCTTATATGTTTGGGAACCAGAACATAGTAACGATTTTGAAGTGATGCATAAATTCAAACATAGCTGGTGTCAAATAGTTTGCATGCAGGGAATGCCCATTGGCTGTCGGATTAAAACTAAGTTACATTCTCTGTTTGGACTGGGAGAGCATAGTCATATTTAGGAGAGGGAATTGAAAAACAAAAATATTCTTAGAACATGCTTTATCATTATGGTATTATTAAAAGAAGCTCTTAACACGGCATAGTTACTTAGTTAGTATGAAGTGAACATCTATTCTGTTTCTCGAAGAAAAATGTTGCTAAAAATGTGTACATCTATTATTAACTATTATCTTTCTTGTACAGTTTCTTGCACTTTTGATTTTGTTAGATGGGAAATTTGGTATCTTGGCTGTTTATATACGTGAATGCCATTTTGCATCACTTCTTTCTTATCCTGTGCATTTAGATTCAACTATAAATTTGAACTTCACTGGCTGGAATTGTTATTCAGCATGCAAATACTTTTCACTTCGTATGACAGTAAGTAATATCGTTGTGCCTAACAATGGTCGATCTTTGTATAGCATCTGTTCAAATTATGGGTGCAAGAATCCTGTTTACGGGGCTGCATATGCCACAAAGATCCAGGACTATGGGAAGATGAGGTGGTTAAATCAAGGGATCTACAAAAAGTGGAAATCTTCAATTTTCATGGGACTGTAGGTGAAGTTTATCTTGTGGAACAACTAGCGGTAAGGGCACCAGGGCTTCAAATATTGAGAATAAACTCGATGGTTGAGGATGATGCCTCATTTGACGACATTGAAGGACTGTGCCCTTCGGGTTGTAAGTTTGAGACTGTGTATACGGgatagaagcaaaaagggaatagACGATAGGATCTCTGACTTGCTGTTAGAACTCTGAAGTATATACATCTGTTCATTGTACATTTTCGGCATGGGCCATCATGTATACAGTGGGTGTAATTGGGCTCGTGAATGATGACTGAGGTTGAAGAATCCGTTTGTAATTGCATTTGTTGTCTCTGAGATGGACCTCTTATTGTCTGCCGTAATGCAGAGCAGCTTATGATGATTTGGGTAACTGGGCATGATAGTTGTTTCTGTTTTCATGTGACCTGCATCCAACCTTGAAACATGGAACGGTTTTATTTTGCAAGTACTTACGAactaagactagtcatagtggggagtaacatggagtagtaacatggtgcatgttactactctatgttactacctctaTAGTGGATAGTTACTCATATGTGGTATCatgcatgctatatttattagatttgtagactcatcttgtcttgagaagtgtgatgttatggtaacagagCTAGTTACCacattgttgtgggtatacttcatgggtgtaccatcgacaatgcctagatccggcaagcctgggtggcccacagatggtgatgtggcatgtggcccatcgggcggcccagttgatgttgatcctgacggatgaagtccggcccaggaaaaaggagccggatccgaccgaccttaaggaggaacccggatccatgaaggcccattaaggaacccggatccggtacgacgtagataggaaggcggatccttgacgtacacggcaagacattgtaccgtagttagacaacctgtatccggctaggactctccatgtaaaccctagatccgtgcgcctttataagccggatcccgggagccctagaggcacaaccacaactcattataacatcgcgaaagcgcccagataattccagacaagcagcagtaggccctgtcatcgtgcaggtgttccgaagctgggtaaatcgcgtaccaccgtcccgtgtgcactccgccctatggccccttcttcttctccccctcgtgaggatccctcctccgaggtaccgtcgattaggcaacgacagttggcgcccaccgtggggcctgcggaggccggaaccgggagggttccgccatgggaagctacgacgacaccatcgctgtggggcgcgtcctttacgccagaaatctgccgttcgtccctccggatgagtgctggattccggctaagaaaaACCCCGTCAagatctccatcgtcccagttggcggcatacacaaatcttcatcggggaaaccgtcgattccgacggaaacccactggtaggtaacgcagacgcgaccgccgctgagctggacgcagtcgcgaagatccgatctgagatgcaggagcttcccaaggaagattccgccttggatctggaaatttcaaaacccacccaatccgcccctgagcaggaaataacggtggaagaccaatgcagatccgcctgggtctcccaggtgttagaaaagcagaggtgccacttcgtacacttcttggcccataccgccggaaccgcccctcaagaagtcggagctggtcccgagcaggtcgaggcaccggaaaacaacgctgctccggatcaggTCGAGCCTATCGGAGAAAGCGGAACTCCGgccgaagagtcgattttggggaacctaagcccaatttccgagGATACCCCCTCCACGGATACTGaagagttcaaccgcaagctaggggaatacagatacggtgatcagcctgaagttgaatccgcccagcctaagcaagtACTTGCGACCTTGGCGGCGCTGGAACAACGTGAATCAGAAGAT
Coding sequences within it:
- the LOC127345242 gene encoding putative F-box/FBD/LRR-repeat protein At4g03220 isoform X1, translating into MEGQGGPAPKKRAAFSHAAVPGVASTVPGGTVDRLIRLPDRVLLCILLKVGTKQAVKMGGVSRQWRRVWTRLPVLEFDGVDSSVPARALAAYQAHGEDDIHSLTVSPNQVDGNQTTAWLSLAAPLLSGRLRSNNRRTVTRETLQMFLAAEAGHVGIREALELPCFKKATEILMDLGFLALKLPLVGVFDALRVMWLEHFWLRREFSITGTMFPSLQELTIRMVRGLTVLTLDSKSLVYIRLSFLLEIRQLHILAPGLDTLEVTLCFYDEPQPFATIAAERLKVLRWEVPCVPELRKIPHLLVLGAPPVTTFWSEDIYAEFLDRFPAANHLELQIRPGVSASSSYPLLVDTIFCAFTHQHK
- the LOC127340216 gene encoding beta-galactosidase 7-like codes for the protein MWPGLIENAKKGGLDVIQTYVFWNVHEPIQGQYNFEGRYDLVKFIREVHSQGLYVSLRVGPFVEAEWKYGALPFWLHSVPNITFRSDNEPFKVHMQNFVAKIVKMMKDEKLYYPQGGPIIISQIENEYKLVEAAFHSRGPPYVQWAAAMAVNLQTGVPWMMCKQDDAPDPIINTCNGLICGETFLGPNSPKKPALWTENWTSRYPLYGHDPRFRSAADLAFAVALFIARKKGSFVNYYMYHGGTNFGRFASSYVTTSYYDGAPLDEYGCRTVVFETAKVSYLPAILQPFKINAQHGLRTAQIVQPLNDVDNWKIFKEPIPQEISNTTHTGNRFFEHLSTTKDETDYLWYLSRYDYRSNGHGQLVLNVESQAHVLHAYINNDYLGSVHGSHDGPKSIILKTPITLKEGHNSISLLSVMVGSPDSGAYMERRTFGVRKVSIQQGHHKSHSLNNELWKHQVGLSGEMNSIYTQDGSNHAQWTTIDKSTHLPLIWYKTTFDMPWGNDPVTLNLSSMGKGEVWINGESIGRYWVSFKTPSGQPTQSLYHIPRYFLRPRENNLVLLEEMGGDPLHITVNTMSVTRVSSSVNELSIPSLLSRRKHPAVRLRCQEGKHITDIEFASYGNPVEDCRSSGRRCLGSCHAETTEFVVKDACLGRRKCAIPVRPAKFGGDPCPGIEKSLSVVATCG
- the LOC127345242 gene encoding putative F-box/FBD/LRR-repeat protein At4g03220 isoform X2 → MEGQGGPAPKKRAAFSHAAVPGVASTVPGGTVDRLIRLPDRVLLCILLKVGTKQAVKMGGVSRQWRRVWTRLPVLEFDGVDSSVPARALAAYQAHGEDDIHSLTVSPNQVDGNQTTAWLSLAAPLLSGRLRSNNRRTVTRETLQMFLAAEAGHVGIREALELPCFKKATEILMDLGFLALKLPLVGVFDALRVMWLEHFWLRREFSITGTMFPSLQELTIRMVRGLTVLTLDSKSLVYIRLSFLLEIRQLHILAPGLDTLEVTLCFYDEPQPFATIAAERLKVLRWEVPCVPELRKIPHLLVLGAPPVTTFWSEDIYAEFLDRFPAANHLELQIRPGNCIVMT